A single genomic interval of Sinorhizobium garamanticum harbors:
- a CDS encoding AraC family transcriptional regulator, whose protein sequence is MTKGQFRMLRRRIAGVDAVEAATNHSFPRHTHDQFGIGLIYQGAQKSLSGRGPVEARRGDVITVNPNEVHDGSPIGDAGRSWRMLYLDPAIVEAAVSDISEGRRRMCEFANPVTRNAALAARFRELFAIATTSGGGDVTVRWDELVLMLFAEVMRFVPRGARKVPESIAAARSLIDDDPLASITLADLARESSLSRFQLVRGFAKATGLTPHAYLVQRRIDIVRRLIAEGTPLAEAAIAGGFADQSHMTRVFVRTYGVSPGAYVTALG, encoded by the coding sequence ATGACGAAGGGCCAGTTCAGAATGCTGCGTCGCCGGATCGCCGGCGTGGATGCGGTCGAAGCGGCCACAAACCACAGCTTTCCGCGCCACACGCATGATCAGTTCGGCATCGGCCTTATCTACCAAGGGGCGCAAAAATCGCTGAGCGGACGCGGGCCTGTTGAGGCCAGGCGCGGCGACGTGATCACCGTCAACCCCAACGAGGTCCACGACGGCTCGCCGATCGGCGATGCCGGTCGTTCCTGGCGGATGCTCTATCTCGATCCGGCAATCGTCGAAGCCGCCGTCAGCGACATCAGCGAGGGCAGACGGCGAATGTGCGAGTTCGCGAACCCGGTCACCCGAAACGCCGCCCTTGCTGCGCGTTTCCGCGAACTCTTCGCGATCGCGACCACCTCGGGAGGCGGCGACGTGACCGTTCGCTGGGACGAGCTCGTTCTGATGCTTTTTGCCGAGGTGATGCGGTTCGTCCCACGCGGCGCACGCAAAGTGCCGGAATCGATCGCGGCAGCGCGCAGCCTGATCGATGACGACCCGCTGGCTTCCATCACACTGGCTGATCTGGCGCGCGAAAGCAGCCTCAGTCGATTCCAGCTGGTGCGGGGATTTGCGAAGGCGACCGGCCTCACGCCCCACGCCTATCTCGTTCAGCGGCGGATCGACATCGTCCGGCGCCTGATCGCCGAAGGCACCCCGCTCGCGGAAGCGGCGATCGCCGGCGGCTTCGCCGACCAGAGCCACATGACGCGCGTCTTCGTCCGCACCTACGGCGTTTCGCCGGGCGCCTATGTCACAGCCTTGGGCTGA
- a CDS encoding DMT family transporter — MSKQFQGYAYLSLAMALVGSTVIASKIIASGLPPFTATALRFALAFPLFLVLMRATATPWPRLQRREWLILFIQAGAGSVGYTTLLISGLRLTPAADAGVIIGTLPIVSAAIAIVVLGERPDRSILIAIALAAAGVLSIVFRADSGGAHSLLGNILVFGAVICEGLFILINKRLTTAISPLALSTLMAGLGVAVSAPIALLEIPQTAAVTTQSLIAVGYYALVPTVGGFLLWYAGQAQVSGTEASVFTALAPVSAVLLAFAMLGEPISANQLIGIACVLAAVLSLGLRLPSTQQNRSEAG, encoded by the coding sequence ATGTCGAAGCAATTTCAGGGTTATGCCTATCTGTCGCTCGCGATGGCACTCGTCGGCAGCACGGTTATCGCGAGCAAGATCATAGCGTCCGGCCTGCCGCCGTTCACGGCCACGGCGTTGCGCTTCGCCCTTGCCTTTCCGCTCTTCCTCGTGCTGATGCGCGCGACCGCGACGCCATGGCCGAGGCTGCAACGGCGTGAATGGCTCATCCTGTTCATCCAGGCGGGCGCCGGCAGCGTCGGTTATACGACGCTGCTGATTTCCGGCCTGCGGCTGACACCCGCAGCCGATGCCGGCGTCATCATCGGTACGCTGCCCATCGTTTCGGCAGCGATCGCCATTGTCGTTCTCGGCGAACGGCCGGATCGTTCCATCCTGATTGCGATCGCCCTCGCCGCCGCAGGCGTCCTTTCGATCGTCTTCCGGGCGGATAGCGGTGGTGCGCATTCGCTCCTCGGCAACATTCTGGTCTTTGGCGCCGTCATCTGCGAAGGCCTCTTCATTCTCATCAACAAGCGCCTGACGACGGCGATTTCCCCCCTCGCCCTGTCGACGCTGATGGCCGGTCTCGGCGTCGCTGTTTCGGCACCGATTGCCCTGCTCGAAATTCCACAGACGGCTGCGGTAACCACGCAATCGCTCATCGCGGTCGGCTACTACGCACTTGTCCCGACGGTCGGCGGCTTCTTGCTCTGGTATGCGGGACAGGCCCAAGTGAGCGGCACGGAGGCCTCGGTGTTCACGGCGCTTGCCCCTGTCTCAGCCGTTCTCCTCGCCTTTGCCATGCTTGGAGAGCCGATTTCCGCCAATCAGCTGATCGGCATCGCTTGCGTGCTCGCGGCCGTCCTCAGCCTGGGTCTTCGGTTGCCGAGCACCCAGCAAAACCGCTCGGAAGCTGGATAA
- a CDS encoding B3/B4 domain-containing protein, protein MYFRHASDIWSDFSGLSAGVLHAEGIHRDVSVDAHIAGFEAVAKARLAASSEGDFPEIQAWRRAFSRMGLKPTQYRSASEALLRRFRKDGSLPRIHPLIDLCNAASLAYAIPIAVFDLSSVAGHLEVRYASGSEIYTTFSGETEHPEQHEVIFADEEGRAHARRWTNRQSGYSAVGDETTTVLVVAEALHAGAATDVGRLVHELAGATGAVWAVTPSSALLDRTAPRFDI, encoded by the coding sequence ATGTATTTCCGCCATGCAAGCGACATCTGGAGCGACTTTTCCGGACTTTCCGCTGGAGTTCTTCACGCTGAAGGCATCCACCGAGACGTCTCCGTCGATGCGCACATTGCCGGTTTCGAGGCCGTAGCGAAAGCACGGCTCGCAGCAAGCTCGGAGGGTGATTTTCCAGAGATCCAGGCCTGGCGACGCGCTTTCTCGCGCATGGGTTTGAAGCCGACGCAATACCGTTCGGCCTCCGAGGCGCTGCTCCGGCGTTTCCGCAAGGATGGGTCACTGCCACGGATCCACCCGCTGATCGACCTTTGCAACGCGGCATCGCTCGCATACGCAATTCCGATCGCGGTCTTCGATCTTTCCAGCGTGGCCGGTCATCTCGAGGTTCGTTACGCTTCCGGCAGTGAGATCTACACCACGTTTTCCGGCGAAACCGAACATCCCGAGCAGCACGAAGTGATCTTCGCGGACGAGGAAGGGCGAGCCCATGCGCGCCGCTGGACCAACCGCCAGAGCGGCTATTCAGCGGTCGGTGACGAGACGACGACCGTACTCGTCGTCGCCGAAGCGCTGCACGCCGGCGCGGCGACAGACGTTGGCCGGCTCGTCCACGAACTGGCGGGAGCCACGGGTGCAGTCTGGGCCGTCACTCCGAGCAGCGCCCTATTGGATCGGACGGCCCCGCGCTTCGATATTTGA
- a CDS encoding peptide chain release factor 3, which translates to MAESIAEAVSRRRTFAIISHPDAGKTTLTEKLLLFGGAIQLAGEVKAKKDRIQTRSDWMKIERERGISVVTSVMTFEYNDTVFNLLDTPGHEDFADDTYRTLTAVDAAVMVIDAAKGIEPRTLKLFEVCRLRDIPIITFVNKMDRESRDPFEILDEVEQKLALDCAPVTWPVGRSKTFCGTYHLATNEVRGADTQERLTKVNDPEMASHRLPENERDAFIEETMLAIEACKPFDHKAFLEGHLTPVFFGSALRNFGVRDLINALSEYAPPPRAQVADIRTVEATDEKMTAFVFKIQANMDPNHRDRIAFVRVCSGKLERGMKARLSRTGKQMGLTAPQFFFASQRQLADTAFAGDVVGIPNHGTLRIGDTLTEGEPLVFQGVPNFAPEILRRVRLEDAMKAKKLKEALQQMAEEGVVQLFSPEDGSPAIVGVVGALQLDVLKERLQAEYGLPVSFEMSRFSVCRWVSADHPGELDKFITARRGDIARDLDGDPVFLAQDGFSLRYEAERHPAIRMVAIKEYHVAKAA; encoded by the coding sequence ATGGCCGAAAGCATTGCCGAGGCGGTTTCCCGCCGCCGCACATTTGCGATCATTTCGCACCCGGACGCCGGTAAAACGACGCTCACCGAAAAGCTCCTCCTCTTCGGCGGCGCGATCCAGCTCGCGGGCGAAGTCAAGGCCAAGAAGGACCGCATTCAGACTCGCTCGGACTGGATGAAGATCGAGCGCGAACGCGGTATTTCCGTCGTCACCTCGGTGATGACCTTCGAATACAACGACACGGTCTTCAATCTGCTCGATACGCCCGGTCACGAGGACTTCGCCGACGACACCTATCGCACGCTGACGGCGGTGGACGCGGCAGTCATGGTGATCGACGCCGCCAAGGGCATCGAGCCGCGTACGCTGAAACTCTTCGAGGTTTGCCGCCTGCGCGACATCCCGATCATCACCTTCGTCAACAAGATGGACCGCGAGAGCCGTGATCCTTTCGAGATCCTCGACGAGGTCGAGCAAAAGCTGGCACTCGATTGCGCACCGGTCACTTGGCCGGTCGGCCGCTCGAAGACGTTCTGCGGCACCTATCACCTCGCCACCAACGAGGTGCGCGGCGCCGACACGCAGGAGCGGCTTACCAAGGTCAACGATCCGGAAATGGCTTCGCATCGCCTTCCGGAAAACGAGCGTGACGCCTTCATCGAGGAAACGATGCTGGCGATCGAGGCCTGCAAGCCGTTCGACCACAAGGCCTTCCTTGAAGGCCATCTGACGCCGGTATTCTTCGGTTCGGCGCTCCGGAACTTTGGCGTGCGCGACCTCATCAATGCGTTGAGCGAATACGCGCCGCCGCCGCGCGCCCAGGTCGCCGACATCCGCACTGTCGAGGCGACGGACGAGAAGATGACGGCCTTCGTCTTCAAGATCCAGGCCAACATGGACCCGAACCATCGTGACCGCATCGCCTTCGTCCGTGTCTGCTCGGGCAAGCTCGAGCGCGGCATGAAGGCGCGGCTCTCGCGCACCGGCAAGCAGATGGGATTGACCGCGCCGCAGTTTTTCTTCGCCTCGCAGCGCCAGCTTGCCGACACGGCCTTTGCCGGCGATGTCGTTGGCATCCCGAACCACGGCACGCTCCGGATCGGCGATACGCTCACCGAAGGCGAGCCGCTTGTCTTCCAGGGCGTGCCGAACTTTGCGCCGGAAATTCTCCGCCGTGTCCGGCTCGAGGATGCAATGAAGGCGAAAAAGCTCAAAGAAGCGCTGCAGCAGATGGCGGAAGAGGGCGTCGTGCAGCTCTTCTCGCCGGAAGACGGCTCGCCGGCGATCGTCGGGGTCGTCGGCGCACTGCAGCTCGACGTTCTGAAGGAGCGCCTGCAAGCGGAATACGGCCTGCCGGTCTCCTTCGAAATGTCGCGCTTTTCCGTCTGCCGCTGGGTTTCCGCCGATCATCCGGGCGAACTCGACAAATTCATTACGGCGCGCCGCGGCGATATCGCACGCGATCTCGATGGCGACCCGGTGTTCCTGGCGCAGGACGGCTTTTCGCTGCGCTACGAGGCGGAACGCCATCCGGCGATCAGGATGGTGGCGATCAAGGAATATCACGTAGCCAAGGCGGCGTGA
- the dut gene encoding dUTP diphosphatase, with protein MIKRPLENRPALTLVRLPHAQDLDVPAYETAGAAGMDLRAAVPAGESMTIKPGARALVPTGFIFEIPAGYEGQVRPRSGLAFKHGITCLNTPGTIDSDYRGELKVLLINLGEEDFVIERGMRIAQMVVAPVTQVAIREADGASTTARGGGGFGSTGSK; from the coding sequence ATGATCAAGCGCCCACTCGAAAACCGCCCTGCCCTCACTCTTGTCCGCCTGCCGCATGCACAGGATCTTGACGTGCCCGCCTACGAGACGGCGGGGGCCGCAGGCATGGACTTGCGCGCGGCCGTTCCAGCCGGCGAGTCGATGACGATCAAGCCGGGCGCACGCGCCTTGGTGCCGACAGGGTTCATCTTCGAAATTCCGGCTGGCTATGAGGGCCAGGTGCGGCCGCGCTCGGGCCTTGCCTTCAAGCATGGCATCACCTGCCTCAACACGCCGGGAACGATCGACAGCGACTATCGCGGCGAGCTGAAGGTGCTGCTGATCAATCTTGGCGAGGAGGACTTCGTTATCGAGCGCGGCATGCGCATCGCCCAGATGGTGGTCGCACCCGTGACACAGGTGGCAATCCGCGAGGCGGACGGGGCCAGCACCACAGCGCGCGGCGGCGGCGGCTTCGGCTCTACCGGGTCCAAGTAA
- a CDS encoding Lrp/AsnC family transcriptional regulator, with the protein MLDDVDCRILEILAANARVSLKELAQEAGLSSPSAADRLRKLEERGVINGFTVSVNPARLGYPLQAVVRVRPMPGMLHIVEKLIQETPEIVECDKITGDDCFIAKMLVRDMEELDTILDRIAEKAQTNTSIVKSTPVKRRLPPL; encoded by the coding sequence ATGCTGGATGATGTCGATTGCCGCATTCTCGAGATACTCGCGGCCAATGCCCGTGTGTCGCTGAAGGAGCTCGCGCAAGAGGCGGGCCTCTCCTCGCCGAGTGCGGCCGACAGGCTGCGCAAGCTCGAGGAACGCGGCGTCATCAATGGCTTCACCGTGTCCGTCAATCCGGCGCGACTTGGTTATCCGTTGCAGGCGGTGGTGCGCGTCCGGCCGATGCCCGGCATGCTGCATATCGTCGAAAAGCTCATTCAGGAAACGCCGGAGATTGTCGAATGCGACAAGATCACCGGTGACGACTGCTTCATTGCCAAGATGCTGGTGCGGGATATGGAAGAACTCGACACGATCCTCGATCGCATCGCCGAAAAGGCACAGACCAACACCTCGATCGTCAAGTCGACGCCGGTCAAGCGCCGTCTGCCGCCGCTTTAG
- a CDS encoding DMT family transporter, which yields MDGELKRGSVEMTAAMLISGTIGWFVLMSGQPVTGVVFWRCVFGALTLIALAAMLGLIDFRQLKPRVVFLSTLGGVAIVVNWLLLFAAYSRASISIATMVYNTQPFMLLGLGALFLGERITATKLFWLSVSFVGMMAIVSAKPGGGFDPDHYLAGIALSIGAAFFYAIAALLTKLLKGTPPHLIALIQVITGAMMLAPFALSAPLPQGAWQWSLLVAVGVVHTGIMYILLYGAIQRLPTHMTGALSFIYPIAAILVDRVAFGHELETIQIAGSAAILLAAAGMNLGWSLRSVPLFKRAIRPSA from the coding sequence ATGGACGGCGAGCTAAAGCGCGGAAGCGTGGAGATGACGGCGGCAATGCTGATTTCGGGGACAATCGGCTGGTTCGTGCTGATGTCCGGCCAGCCGGTCACAGGTGTTGTCTTCTGGCGTTGCGTCTTCGGGGCGCTGACGCTGATCGCGCTCGCGGCAATGCTCGGGCTCATTGACTTCCGCCAGCTAAAGCCGCGCGTCGTCTTCCTTTCCACGCTTGGCGGCGTGGCCATCGTTGTCAACTGGCTCCTGCTTTTCGCCGCCTATTCGCGCGCGTCGATCTCGATCGCCACGATGGTCTACAACACTCAGCCCTTCATGCTGCTCGGCCTCGGCGCTCTCTTTCTCGGCGAACGGATCACAGCCACCAAGCTCTTCTGGCTGTCGGTATCCTTCGTCGGAATGATGGCGATCGTTTCGGCCAAGCCGGGCGGCGGCTTCGATCCCGACCACTATCTGGCCGGCATCGCGCTTTCCATCGGCGCAGCCTTCTTCTACGCGATCGCCGCGCTCCTTACCAAGCTTCTCAAGGGCACGCCGCCGCATCTGATCGCGCTGATCCAGGTCATCACCGGTGCGATGATGCTGGCGCCCTTCGCGCTGTCCGCACCGCTGCCGCAGGGCGCGTGGCAATGGTCGTTGCTCGTCGCCGTCGGCGTCGTCCACACCGGCATCATGTATATCCTGCTCTATGGAGCGATCCAACGGCTCCCGACGCACATGACGGGCGCGCTTTCCTTCATCTATCCGATCGCCGCGATCCTCGTCGATCGCGTGGCTTTCGGCCACGAATTGGAGACGATACAGATCGCCGGGTCGGCGGCGATCCTGCTTGCCGCGGCCGGCATGAATCTCGGCTGGAGCCTTCGGTCGGTCCCGCTTTTCAAGCGTGCAATCAGACCGAGCGCCTGA
- a CDS encoding gamma-glutamylcyclotransferase, with protein MSGKPRSISLTPAHVAQVHRAIADDGPGPGAVLHSDADYDEWVARMIRSHPAPGSPTMLFAYGSLIWKPEIEHVRETVGVARGWHRIFCFRMIRFRGTPEQPGLMMALDRGGQCRGVLYELPDDDIEQQFAKLFRREFTYKPPNSMPRWIKVETASGPVSALAFVMNRASPLYAGSLSLESVAEVLACACGHVGSGAEYLLNTVTHLEARGIRDRNLWRLQALVAECIERNNRAVHANEIASA; from the coding sequence ATGTCCGGCAAACCAAGATCAATCAGCTTGACCCCGGCGCACGTCGCACAGGTTCACCGGGCGATTGCCGACGACGGCCCGGGTCCGGGCGCAGTGCTCCACAGCGACGCGGACTACGACGAATGGGTGGCGCGGATGATACGGAGCCATCCGGCTCCGGGGTCGCCAACGATGCTCTTCGCCTATGGATCGTTGATCTGGAAACCGGAGATCGAGCATGTCCGCGAAACGGTAGGCGTTGCCCGGGGCTGGCATCGCATCTTCTGCTTCCGAATGATCCGCTTCCGGGGAACGCCCGAACAGCCGGGCCTCATGATGGCGCTCGATCGCGGAGGGCAGTGTCGGGGTGTCCTCTACGAATTGCCGGATGACGACATAGAGCAGCAATTTGCAAAACTCTTCCGGCGCGAATTCACCTATAAACCGCCCAACAGCATGCCGCGCTGGATCAAGGTCGAGACGGCCTCCGGCCCGGTGTCGGCCTTGGCCTTCGTCATGAACCGCGCCTCGCCGCTCTATGCCGGAAGTCTCTCCCTCGAGTCTGTCGCGGAAGTGCTGGCTTGCGCATGCGGCCATGTCGGCTCAGGCGCGGAGTATCTATTGAACACCGTGACGCATCTCGAGGCCAGGGGTATCCGGGACCGTAATCTGTGGCGTCTGCAAGCGCTCGTCGCAGAGTGCATCGAGCGCAACAACAGAGCAGTGCACGCGAACGAGATAGCGAGCGCCTGA
- a CDS encoding LysE family translocator, with product MPEIQNLVGFALLALGMVLTPGPNMIYLISRSICQGPAAGLISLGGVALGFVFYMVFAALGITALLLAVPFAYDALRFAGALYLLYLAWQAVRPGGRSPFQVRDLPKDGPRKLFLMGLVTNLLNPKVAVLYLSLLPQFIRPEQGDVLLQSLVFGSLQIMISVTVNALIAVTAGSIAAFLAGRPLFMLVQRWLMSTVLASLAVSMAAEARR from the coding sequence ATGCCCGAAATTCAGAACCTTGTCGGCTTTGCCCTGCTCGCGCTCGGCATGGTGCTGACGCCTGGGCCGAACATGATCTACCTGATCTCGCGCTCCATCTGCCAGGGTCCGGCGGCGGGCCTTATCTCGCTCGGCGGCGTAGCGCTCGGTTTCGTCTTCTACATGGTCTTTGCCGCGCTCGGCATCACCGCATTGCTGCTGGCGGTTCCCTTCGCCTATGACGCGCTGCGTTTCGCCGGCGCGCTTTATCTGCTCTACCTTGCCTGGCAAGCCGTGAGGCCCGGCGGCCGCTCGCCCTTCCAGGTGCGCGACCTGCCGAAGGACGGGCCGCGCAAGCTCTTCCTGATGGGGCTTGTCACCAACCTGCTCAACCCGAAGGTGGCGGTGCTCTACCTTTCGCTGCTGCCGCAATTCATCCGCCCCGAACAGGGTGATGTCCTTCTCCAGTCGCTTGTCTTTGGCAGTCTGCAGATCATGATCAGCGTCACCGTTAACGCCTTGATCGCGGTGACGGCGGGCTCGATCGCCGCCTTCCTTGCCGGCCGCCCTCTCTTCATGCTCGTGCAGCGCTGGCTGATGAGCACCGTGCTTGCGAGCCTTGCCGTCAGCATGGCGGCGGAGGCGCGCAGATAA
- a CDS encoding LysE family translocator, whose product MTLAALLAYSGALFIAAAIPGPGITALVARALGSGFRETFFMGLGLILGDMTYLTAVVLGLAFVAQTFTTAFLIVKIAGALYLGYIAWKLWTAGLLSQDIQAKKSASAAMSFLSGLMVTLGNPKTMLFYVALVPTLIDLTAIGPEDYSLLLAATFLVLLTVLLPYMLLAARARSLLKQPKALKALNRAAAGILAGTAAYIAIRAN is encoded by the coding sequence GTGACACTCGCGGCCCTTCTCGCCTACAGCGGCGCCCTCTTCATCGCGGCGGCCATTCCCGGCCCCGGCATAACGGCGCTGGTTGCGCGCGCACTCGGCTCCGGATTTCGCGAAACTTTCTTCATGGGCCTGGGACTAATTCTTGGCGACATGACCTATCTGACGGCCGTGGTGCTCGGGCTCGCCTTCGTCGCCCAGACCTTCACGACGGCCTTTCTGATCGTGAAGATCGCCGGTGCACTCTATCTCGGATACATCGCCTGGAAGCTCTGGACCGCCGGCCTTTTGTCGCAGGACATCCAGGCGAAAAAGTCGGCGAGCGCGGCGATGTCTTTCCTGTCGGGGCTGATGGTGACGCTTGGCAACCCCAAGACGATGCTGTTCTATGTTGCCCTCGTGCCGACGCTCATCGATCTCACCGCGATCGGTCCCGAGGATTACAGCCTGCTGCTGGCGGCAACATTCCTTGTCCTTCTCACGGTGCTGCTGCCCTATATGCTGCTCGCGGCCCGCGCCCGTTCGCTCCTGAAGCAGCCGAAGGCGCTCAAGGCCCTGAACCGGGCTGCAGCCGGCATTCTCGCCGGAACGGCGGCTTACATCGCGATCCGGGCGAACTGA